TGCCGCTGCCTGACCTCCATTCACTTCTCGCACACGCTCGCGACCTTACTAAGCGCTACATGGCGGGGAAGAACCCTGGCTCTTTCCAGGCGTTCCGCGACCTGGTGCAACTGCTTCTGGGCAATACCGTTATTCCAGCCCATGCAGCCGTGCGTCTGATCAAGGGCCCAAGACCGAATGTTTATGTTCTCGGAGGATACCAAGGTCCAACCGACCCAGTGGAACTAAACGATGGGCGATTCCTGCGTGTAACAATGACGCTCTTCTGGGTCTCGACCAAAGATGGGGACCGCGTCAAAGTAGAGACGTCCAATTTCCAGTACCAAATGGACAAGCTTGGTGACCGCTGGATCTGCCGGTACGACTACATCCGAGAAGCCCCAGACCAGCACCCTTCGACTCACCTCCACGTGCGCGGTTCGCTAACCGAGGACTGCCTGAGCGGCGATTTCCCGCTTGAACGGGTCCATTTCCCTACCAATCGCGTTTCTATCGAGGCCGTTATTCGTCTTCTGATAGAGCAGTTCAAGGTGACCTCCAACACCCCTGAGGAGATCTGGCGACCCCTCCTAGCAGAAACCGAAGCGGCGTTCATGCAGATTGCCCATAAATCATTATCAGGTCCCGCGACCTGATCGCTGTGTCCTCTCAGACTATTTGCTTGGCCTCTCACTACCTGGTTCTGCATGGTATGCCTCTGTAGGACGTTCAACTTTTGGTCTAGGCGCTTCGTCACAGTTTGAACCGCAGGAAGCCGTTTGATTGCAAGGTGAGAAGGTACGACGTGGCAATGGGACTGGAGACACGAGGCTGGAAGGGCGGTGTGCGGAGGGCCGCTGCCCTGGCGGGCAAATGGTGTATCAGATGCTGGACGGCTGCCGTCGCGCCGGCCTCGCGCTCCGGCGCGGCCTCACAGGCGCGGCGGCCATCGGGAAGACACCGCACAGGGGATTGATATCAACGCATCAGGGCAAGGCCCGAAGCCACCGTCCTTCGTCAGCCTGGACCATGGGAATCCTCTCTCCCTCGGGGCTAAAAATATTCGGTGGGGGATGGCGTTCAGAAAAGAGGAAGATCTTGGCGGCAAAATAAAACGGGCTCGGCATTCCGAAGCCGAGCCCGTTGGAAGATTCCATTAGGCCGTTGGTTGCGGGGGAAGGATTTGAACCTTCGACCTTTGGGTTATGAGCCCAACGAGCTACCAAGCTGCTCCACCCCGCAGGCGGATGCTAACAGAACGTTTCGCCTGAATACAAGATGCGGAGGAGGAAAGTTGCGCGGCGGTGGAAAAGAATGGTAACAGGCAGGTGATGCGGATCGTCTTCATGGGCACGCCGGAGTTTGCCGTCCCTTCGCTCGAGGCGCTGCTCCGCTCGGAGGATCAGGTGGTCGGGGTCGTGACGCAACCGGACCGGCCCAAGGGACGGGGCCAGGAATTGGCCGCGCCGCCCGTCAAGCAACTGGCTGAGCGGTCCGGCGTTCCCGTGCTGCAACCGACCAAGATGAAGGACCCCGCCTTTCTCTCTGCGCTTCAAGCCTGGCAGCCGGACGTCATCGCCGTGGCGGCGTTCGGGCGGATTCTTCCGCCTGCCATCCTGTCGCTGCCGCCCAAAGGCTGCATCAATGTCCACGGATCGTTGCTCCCCAAGTATCGCGGGGCCGCGCCCATTCAATGGGCCATCATCAATGGCGAGCGGGAGACCGGCATCACGACCATGTTGATGGACGAAGGGATGGATACCGGCGCGATGCTGCTCCAGGAAGCGATTCCGATCGAGCCGGACGACACGGGCGGCTCGCTCGGGGCCAAGCTGGCGCAGGTGGGAGCCAAGCTGCTCATCGAAACCATGCGCCAATTGAAGGCCGGGCAGTTACGGCCGATTGTCCAGGACCACGGTCAGGCGACGCTGGCGCCGATTCTCAAGAAGGAACATGGGCTCATCGACTGGACCCTCGCCGCCGCCGCCTTGGCGAATCGCGTGCGAGGTCTCTCCCCCTGGCCCGGCGCCTACACCTTTGCCCGTTTGAATCAGCAGATAGAGCGATGGAACATCTGGGAGGCCCAGGCTTCCGAGACGGCTGGCTCCTCCGGCCAGCCCGGTACCATCAGCAAGGTGGAGAAGGACCGGTTGCTCGTGGCCACGGGAGAAGGCGCGCTTGCCATCACAGCCCTCCAGCCTGCAGGAGGCCGCCGCATGACTGTCGCTCAGTATCTCGCTGGCCATGCGATCAGCCCCGGCCTCGTCTTGGGGCCTCCTCCGGCAGAGGGATGACGCCACCATCCGCCGGCCCGGTTCGTCACGTTCCCTCGTGAAACGTCCTGACCAAACAGCACAAGCGAAAAGTAGGCACAGGAGCGCACGGACAGTTGCGCTGGATGTGCTCGGCGCGGTGGAGGATCGGCGCCTGCACGCCGAGGACGAGCTCGATCGCGCGAGCGCCGCCGCCTCGTTGGATCAGCGCGACCGGGCACTGCTGTTGGAGCTGGTCTATGGAGTGTTGCGGCAACGGAGCCTGCTCGATTGGCGGCTGAACCGGGTGGCCGATCGTCCCATCGAACGGCTGCCCCCTCCGATCCGGTGGATTCTCAGGCTCGGCGCCTATCAGATCCTGTGGCTGACTAAGATCCCGCCTCGCGCGGCCGTGCATGAGACGGTGGAATTGGTTCGAGGAACCAAGCTCCACAATCGCGACCATTGGACGCGATTCGTCAATGCCGTGCTCCGGGCCTTGTTGCGGTCTTCCGATATGCTGTTGCCCGATCCTTCCTCCGATCCGCAGATCAATCCTATCAAGCCCATCGAGGCGTTGAGTGTCCGCTATTCCTGTCCGCCCTGGATGGTCGAGCGGTGGATCACGCGCTTGGGCATTGAGGGGGCCGCGGCCCTCTGCCGGCAGGTGGCGGCAGAACCCCCGCTAACGCTCCGCGTCAATCGGATCCGGCTCCAACAGGCCGAGCTGCTGTCGACTTTCCAAGCGGCCGGCATCGCGGCTCGGCCGACCGAGGTCAGCCCGGATGGGGTTGTGGTCGAGCGAGGCGGCAATCCTGCCGAGCTTCCTCTGTTCCGGAAGGGAGGATTCTATATTGAGGATGAAGCGGCCCAGTTGATCCCGCGCCTGCTCGGTCCGAAGCCGGGAGAACGGATCCTGGATGCCTGCGCGGCGCCAGGCGGGAAAACCACGCATTTGACGGCGCTGATGGAGAATGAAGGAGAAGTCATCGCGTTGGATCGCAGCCCGTCGCGATTGCGACTCTTGAGGGAGAATCTCCTTCGATTGGGCGCGACCAACGTGAAGTCGTTCGTTTATGACCTCGCGACGTTGCCGCGCGCTGATCGATTACACGATCGACCACAGCCTGAGGCCGACTTCCCGGCGGACCTGCTTCAGCCGTTCGATCGGATTCTGCTCGATGCGCCCTGCAGCGCCTTCGGCGTGTTGCGCCGTCATCCCGAAGCGAAGTGGCAGAAGAGTGCGGAAAGCCTCTCCGACCTGCATCGATCGCAGCTTGATCTCCTGGACAGGACCGGCCATCTCTTGCGGCCCGGCGGCGTGATCGTCTATAGTACCTGCTCGACTGAGCCAGAAGAAACCACCCAGGTGATCGACCGCTTTTCCGAGGCGCATCCGGAGTTTGTGCGAGAGTCGGTGGCGCCGGAGCTTCCTCCCGTTGCCCAGTCTTTAGTCAACGCGCGCGGCGAATTCTGCTCAGCCGTGAACGCATTCAACATGGACGGCTTTTTCGCGGCGCGCCTCCGTCGGTCTTCGTGATGACTCGCTCGACTCTCAAGATTGCACCCTCCATCCTTTCAGCGGATTTCGCGCGGTTGGCCGACGAAATCGCCCGCGTCGAACAGGGCGGGGCGGATTGGCTGCACGTCGATGTCATGGACGGGCATTTCGTGCCGAACCTCACGGTGGGGCCGCCGATCGTCGAATCGATCCGCAAGGTGACGCGCCTGCCGCTCGACGTGCATCTAATGGTGACGAATCCGGACGACTGCATCGGCGCCTTTGCCGAGGCCGGCGCGGACTATCTCACGGTGCATGTGGAGGCCTGTCCGCACCTGCACCGGACCGTGCAATTCATCAAGGAGCGCGGGGTCAAGGCCGGCGTCACGTTGAATCCGGCCACATCGGTAGTCACGCTGGAAGAAATCCTTCCCGATGTCGATCTGGTCCTCGTCATGTCGGTCAATCCAGGCTTCGGGGGGCAACAGTTCATTCCCGGCTCGCTGGACAAGATCAAAAAAATCCGCGCGATGCTGGATCAAGCCCGGAGTCAGGCCCTCTTGGAAGTGGACGGGGGTGTCAAGGTGGACAACGCGGCTCAAGTCGTCGAGGCCGGCGCGGACGTGTTGGTGGCGGGCTCCGCCATCTTTTGCAGCGCCGACTATGCGGGCACGATCAAGGCCATGCGCGAGGCGGGCCATGCGATGCCGGACGGGTCTCGTGGACGCAGCTCCGTCTCCAGGTAACCGGCCGAAAGTCGAGGTGGCGTGGACCGCAGGGCATTGATCGATAGTCTCCATCCCCTTGAGGGCAAGGTCCTCACGGCCCTGGCTCGGGAGGTGCAGCAAGCCCAGTCCCTGGAGGCCCTCGCCGCAGCGACCCAGCTCGAGCCGTCGCAACTCAGCATGGCGGTGGAATGGCTTCTCGCCAAGAAGCTGATCCGCGTCGAATCGGAAGTCGTCACTTCTCAGGTCTCCCTCACCAAGATCGGTGAACAATTTCTCCAAAGCCACTCCCCGATCGAACGGGCCTTGGCAACCCTACGAACGGCCAGCGATCTGGGGCAGAGCTACACCATTCAGGAACTACAGGCCAAGGAGCAGATCGAGCCGTCGCAGATGAGCGGCGTGGTCGGCACCCTGAAGAAGGAAGGCGCGATCCGGATCGTCCAGGGCGGCTATGTGCAGGCCACCGGCCGCCCGAGCCCTACGGCGGAGACGTTGCGCGGCCTGTTGGAACAGTTGAAGGACGGTCCGACCGATCTGGCGGCGATCGCGGAGCCGGCGCAGGCGGTCCTCAAACAGTACGCGGTTCGACGGGGCAATACGCAGGAACCGTTCCGCATCGACGAGCGGGTGACGCGCGAATACTCGCTCACCGGCGAGGGCCGGGAAGCGGCCGAAGCCTTGGCGCAAGTCGGCGAGATCGAGGAGGTCTCGCAGTTGACGCCGGAGATGCTGAAGGACGGGTCCTGGCGTCACAAACGATTTCGCAAGTACACGATCAGCCTACGGCCGCCGCGAGTGGCGCCCGGCAAGCGGCACCCGTATCGGGAGTTCCTGGACCTGGTGAAGCTGCAACTCGTCAGCATGGGGTTTCAAGAGATGCGGGGCTCGCTGGTCGAGACCGAATTTTGGAACATGGACGCGCTCTACATGCCGCAGTTTCATCCGGCGCGCGACATTCACGACGTGTACTTCGTCAAAAACCCGACCCATGCTTCCGCGATCGAGGAGCCCTTCCTCTCGCGCGTGAGCGCCGCGCACCGATCCGGGGGCAAGACCGGCTCGACCGGCTGGGGCTATGAGTTCAACGAAACCAGGGCGAGGCGATTGGTGCTGCGGAGCCAGGGCACGGCGGTCTCCGCCCATTGTTTGGCGAGCAGGCCGCTCATTCCCGGCAAGTACTTTTCGATCGCCCGCTGCTTTCGCTACGACCAGGTGGATGCGACCCACGCCACGGATTTTTTCCAGATCGAAGGGATCGTGCTCGGAGCCGACATCAATTTCCGAACCCTGCTCGGGCTGCTGCACTTGTTTGCGCGGGAAGTGGCGCAGGCGAAGGAAAGCAAGTTCTTGCCGGCCTATTTTCCCTTTACGGAGCCGTCCGTCGAGCTGCACGTGCGTCATCCCAAGTTGGGCTGGATGGAGTTGGGCGGCGCGGGCTTGTTTCGGCCGGAAGTAACGATTCCGCTCGGCGTGGATGTGCCGGTGATCGCCTGGGGTTTGGGGTTGGACCGGATGGCGATGGTCGCCCTCGGCATTCACGACATTCGCGATTTGTTTGCCGCGGATTTGGATCTGATCCGGACGACCCGGGGTAAATTCTAGACGAAATCAAACCATGCCGACGATTAGTGTTCACCGTACCGATCTGGAATCGCTCATCGAGGCTTCGAAGGGGCCGGGGGCATCCACGCGCAAACCGGAGGCGCGGGGGCGTGAACGGATCTCGACCGAACAGTTGGAGGAGCTGCTCCAGCTCGTCAAGGGCGAGTACAAGGGACAGGATTCGGACACGGGCGAGTGGCGGGTCGAGCTCCAGGACAGCAACCGTCCCGATCTCTGGTGCTGCGAAGGCATCGCCCGCCAAATTCGCATCAAGCGAGGCGGGAAACTCCTCTCGTACCCCTTCTTCTCCAAGAAGACCAAGGCCACGCAACGCATCCTGGTCGGTCCCGGCATCGAGCAGGTCCGTCCCTACGTCGCCGCCTGTTCGGCCAGCGGCTATGAGGTGACCGAGGCCGGCCTGGCTCAATTGATTCAAACGCAGGAAAAACTGGCCGATATGTTCGGGCGCAAGCGGCGCACGGTGTCGATCGGCATCTATCGCCTCGCGAAGATCCGATTCCCGGTCCATTACGAATTGGTCAAGCCGGACGAGACCCGCTTCACGCCGCTGGGCTTGGACACCCCTATGACGCTGGGGGAGATGCTGATGGTGCATCCGAAGGGCGTCGAGTATGGCGGGATTCTGGCCGGAGCGGAACGGCTGCCTCTGTTGCGGGACGAGGAGGGGCAGGCCTTGAGTTTTCCGCCGATCATCAACAGCCGGGAAATCGGAGAGGTGCAGGTCGGCGATCGGGACCTGTTCGTCGAGGTGACAGGCACGGACCTCCCCATGGTCGTCCTGGCGCTCAATATCTTTGCGGTGAATCTGGCTGACCGGGGCGCGCGGATTGACCCGGTGGAGGTGCGGTACGGCTACAAGACGCCGCTCGGCAAATCGGTCGTCACCCCTTGTGAGATCGGACAGGCGCGCGCCATTGCCCTCGACCAGATCGGCGCCGCGCTGGGTCAGGCCTTGAGCGGGCAGGAGATCCGGAAGGCGTTGGAGACCTACGGCTATGAGGTGGCTCTGAAGAAAACCCAGGTGGTCGTGAAGCTGCCGCCCTATCGGAACGACGTGATGCACCCGGTCGATGTGGTCGAGGATGTCGCGATCAGCCGGGGCTATGGAAGCTTTACGCCCGTGATGCCGCAGCAGTTTACCGTGGGAGGGCTGTCGCAGATCGAACAGCGATCCGATCGGGTCCGGGACCTCATGGTCGGGCTCGGGTACCAGGAGGTCATG
The DNA window shown above is from Nitrospira tepida and carries:
- the fmt gene encoding methionyl-tRNA formyltransferase, whose amino-acid sequence is MRIVFMGTPEFAVPSLEALLRSEDQVVGVVTQPDRPKGRGQELAAPPVKQLAERSGVPVLQPTKMKDPAFLSALQAWQPDVIAVAAFGRILPPAILSLPPKGCINVHGSLLPKYRGAAPIQWAIINGERETGITTMLMDEGMDTGAMLLQEAIPIEPDDTGGSLGAKLAQVGAKLLIETMRQLKAGQLRPIVQDHGQATLAPILKKEHGLIDWTLAAAALANRVRGLSPWPGAYTFARLNQQIERWNIWEAQASETAGSSGQPGTISKVEKDRLLVATGEGALAITALQPAGGRRMTVAQYLAGHAISPGLVLGPPPAEG
- the rsmB gene encoding 16S rRNA (cytosine(967)-C(5))-methyltransferase RsmB yields the protein MRSAPASSWGLLRQRDDATIRRPGSSRSLVKRPDQTAQAKSRHRSARTVALDVLGAVEDRRLHAEDELDRASAAASLDQRDRALLLELVYGVLRQRSLLDWRLNRVADRPIERLPPPIRWILRLGAYQILWLTKIPPRAAVHETVELVRGTKLHNRDHWTRFVNAVLRALLRSSDMLLPDPSSDPQINPIKPIEALSVRYSCPPWMVERWITRLGIEGAAALCRQVAAEPPLTLRVNRIRLQQAELLSTFQAAGIAARPTEVSPDGVVVERGGNPAELPLFRKGGFYIEDEAAQLIPRLLGPKPGERILDACAAPGGKTTHLTALMENEGEVIALDRSPSRLRLLRENLLRLGATNVKSFVYDLATLPRADRLHDRPQPEADFPADLLQPFDRILLDAPCSAFGVLRRHPEAKWQKSAESLSDLHRSQLDLLDRTGHLLRPGGVIVYSTCSTEPEETTQVIDRFSEAHPEFVRESVAPELPPVAQSLVNARGEFCSAVNAFNMDGFFAARLRRSS
- the rpe gene encoding ribulose-phosphate 3-epimerase, which produces MTRSTLKIAPSILSADFARLADEIARVEQGGADWLHVDVMDGHFVPNLTVGPPIVESIRKVTRLPLDVHLMVTNPDDCIGAFAEAGADYLTVHVEACPHLHRTVQFIKERGVKAGVTLNPATSVVTLEEILPDVDLVLVMSVNPGFGGQQFIPGSLDKIKKIRAMLDQARSQALLEVDGGVKVDNAAQVVEAGADVLVAGSAIFCSADYAGTIKAMREAGHAMPDGSRGRSSVSR
- the pheS gene encoding phenylalanine--tRNA ligase subunit alpha; amino-acid sequence: MDRRALIDSLHPLEGKVLTALAREVQQAQSLEALAAATQLEPSQLSMAVEWLLAKKLIRVESEVVTSQVSLTKIGEQFLQSHSPIERALATLRTASDLGQSYTIQELQAKEQIEPSQMSGVVGTLKKEGAIRIVQGGYVQATGRPSPTAETLRGLLEQLKDGPTDLAAIAEPAQAVLKQYAVRRGNTQEPFRIDERVTREYSLTGEGREAAEALAQVGEIEEVSQLTPEMLKDGSWRHKRFRKYTISLRPPRVAPGKRHPYREFLDLVKLQLVSMGFQEMRGSLVETEFWNMDALYMPQFHPARDIHDVYFVKNPTHASAIEEPFLSRVSAAHRSGGKTGSTGWGYEFNETRARRLVLRSQGTAVSAHCLASRPLIPGKYFSIARCFRYDQVDATHATDFFQIEGIVLGADINFRTLLGLLHLFAREVAQAKESKFLPAYFPFTEPSVELHVRHPKLGWMELGGAGLFRPEVTIPLGVDVPVIAWGLGLDRMAMVALGIHDIRDLFAADLDLIRTTRGKF
- the pheT gene encoding phenylalanine--tRNA ligase subunit beta, whose amino-acid sequence is MPTISVHRTDLESLIEASKGPGASTRKPEARGRERISTEQLEELLQLVKGEYKGQDSDTGEWRVELQDSNRPDLWCCEGIARQIRIKRGGKLLSYPFFSKKTKATQRILVGPGIEQVRPYVAACSASGYEVTEAGLAQLIQTQEKLADMFGRKRRTVSIGIYRLAKIRFPVHYELVKPDETRFTPLGLDTPMTLGEMLMVHPKGVEYGGILAGAERLPLLRDEEGQALSFPPIINSREIGEVQVGDRDLFVEVTGTDLPMVVLALNIFAVNLADRGARIDPVEVRYGYKTPLGKSVVTPCEIGQARAIALDQIGAALGQALSGQEIRKALETYGYEVALKKTQVVVKLPPYRNDVMHPVDVVEDVAISRGYGSFTPVMPQQFTVGGLSQIEQRSDRVRDLMVGLGYQEVMSNIMASRQELVDRMRLAGTPWERVVEVDNVMSLSYACLRQSLLPSLLRVEAASNRAFYPHRLFEVGELARPDESRSIGSRTLTSLGVLAAHQSVSFSEVHSALDLLLYYLGLEYELKPIAHPSFMDGRVGEIVIRDRGIGLIGEFHPEVLEQWQIGVPAAGLELDLTALAEEEEE